The Campylobacter sp. MIT 12-8780 genome has a window encoding:
- a CDS encoding L,D-transpeptidase family protein: MLCLFSLSEASNLAKIYLNEGLEAVGRELEKELANKDFWAEELKGKDVSLGYYDEESTIIVTNKTEKTFKVFRYQDGKLTQEFDQKNTLTGLMGDKEIEGDLKTPIGFYELGKKFTPPTTYYGHYAFATTYPNLLDRVQGKTGGGIWIHGYPLDGSRLDEYKTRGCIALYNDVLKEFTKLIENRKEVFAMTEEKEVVRANTDEIAALLASLFAWKHSWTISDTKTYLSFYDEKDFRRFDKKKFNEFAAMKRAIFSKNERKTIKFSKISISPYPNIKNEKLFRISFYEDYYAPSYQFRGNKLLYVKLKNGKMQIIAEQ, encoded by the coding sequence ATGTTGTGCTTGTTTTCTTTAAGCGAGGCGTCAAATTTGGCTAAAATTTATCTTAATGAAGGCTTAGAAGCTGTTGGAAGAGAGCTTGAAAAGGAGCTTGCAAATAAGGATTTTTGGGCTGAAGAGCTTAAAGGTAAAGATGTGTCTTTGGGCTATTATGATGAAGAATCAACTATCATTGTTACAAACAAAACAGAAAAAACTTTTAAAGTGTTTCGCTATCAAGATGGCAAACTCACTCAAGAATTTGATCAAAAAAACACCCTAACCGGATTGATGGGCGATAAAGAAATCGAAGGGGATTTAAAAACTCCTATAGGATTTTATGAGCTTGGTAAGAAATTTACACCGCCAACGACTTATTATGGACATTATGCCTTTGCAACAACTTATCCAAATTTGCTTGATAGAGTGCAAGGAAAAACAGGCGGGGGTATATGGATACATGGCTATCCGCTTGATGGATCAAGGCTTGATGAGTATAAAACAAGAGGTTGTATAGCTTTATATAATGATGTTTTAAAAGAATTTACAAAGCTCATTGAAAATCGTAAAGAAGTATTTGCTATGACAGAAGAAAAAGAGGTTGTAAGAGCAAATACTGATGAAATCGCTGCTTTGCTTGCTTCGCTTTTTGCTTGGAAGCACAGCTGGACGATTAGTGATACAAAAACTTATCTTAGCTTTTATGATGAGAAGGATTTTAGACGTTTTGATAAGAAAAAATTCAACGAATTTGCAGCGATGAAAAGGGCTATTTTTTCTAAAAATGAAAGAAAAACGATTAAATTTTCAAAGATTAGCATAAGTCCATATCCAAATATCAAAAACGAAAAGCTTTTTAGGATATCTTTTTATGAGGATTATTACGCTCCAAGTTATCAATTTCGTGGCAATAAGCTTTTGTATGTAAAGCTTAAAAACGGAAAAATGCAAATCATCGCAGAGCAATAA